A DNA window from Mobula birostris isolate sMobBir1 chromosome 3, sMobBir1.hap1, whole genome shotgun sequence contains the following coding sequences:
- the LOC140194660 gene encoding interleukin-8-like, with translation MDRTATVTILILLLCAIAAQGVPIPGAQGRCHCIQTSFDVIHPRSIRSLKYIPKGSHCERAEIIVTLKNETKVCVDPDARWLQALITAMKGGKQH, from the exons ATGGACAGAACAGCCACTGTAACCATCCTCATCCTCCTTCTGTGTGCCATTGCTGCACAGG GTGTTCCGATCCCAGGAGCACAAGGACGGTGCCACTGCATTCAGACCAGCTTTGATGTTATTCATCCGAGGTCCATCAGGAGCTTGAAATACATTCCCAAAGGATCccactgtgagagagcagagatAAT TGTCACCCTGAAAAATGAGACAAAAGTGTGTGTGGATCCTGATGCCAGGTGGTTGCAGGCTCTCATAACAGCCATGAAAG GTGGGAAACAACACTAA
- the LOC140194662 gene encoding interleukin-8-like, which yields MDRTATVTILILLLCAIAAQGVPIPGAQGRCHCIRTSFDVIHPRSIRSLKYIPSGSHCERAEIIVTLKNETKVCVDPDARWLQALITAMKGGKQHKSKN from the exons ATGGACAGAACAGCCACTGTAACCATCCTCATCCTCCTTCTGTGTGCCATTGCTGCACAGG GTGTTCCGATCCCAGGAGCACAAGGACGGTGCCACTGCATTCGGACCAGCTTTGATGTTATTCATCCGAGGTCCATCAGGAGCTTGAAATACATTCCCAGTGGATCccactgtgagagagcagagatAAT TGTCACCCTGAAAAATGAGACGAAAGTGTGTGTGGATCCTGATGCCAGGTGGTTGCAGGCTCTCATAACAGCCATGAAAG GTGGGAAACAACACAAATCAAAAAACTGA